The following proteins are encoded in a genomic region of Fundidesulfovibrio soli:
- the rpoN gene encoding RNA polymerase factor sigma-54, which produces MALELRQQLKLSQQLVMTPQLQQAIKLLQLSRLELMETVQQELLENPLLEEVLVEDERPAPTIAEDSHSPDATTDEGAMQRELLKTAEWDDYIGDFASTSRQATVREYEAPEEGFSFEARLTSKTSLEGHLSWQINLSEFTQQERAVADAIVGNLDHMGYFRSSLEEIAQETGADEPLVESVLHKLQRFDPVGVAARTPQECLLVQLEVYGYTDPILLEIVSDHLEDLEKKRYKPLAKKFKLSLEDIRQYLDIIQSLDPMPGSHFSSSEPVYVNPDAFVYKYGDDFIIVLNEDGLPKLQLSPYYMEDMSRGSGASGSDKDYLQDKMRSAQWLMKSLYQRQRTLFKVLESIVKFQRGFFEHGVTKLKPLILKDVADDIGMHESTVSRITTSKYVATPHGIYELKFFFNSSLELDDGTSVGSESVKALIKQLIATEDSKKTISDEQIAEILKQKLQVNIARRTVAKYRMAMGIESSSKRKEIL; this is translated from the coding sequence ATGGCCCTGGAGCTCAGACAGCAACTCAAACTCTCTCAGCAGCTGGTGATGACCCCCCAGCTGCAGCAGGCTATCAAGCTGTTGCAGTTGTCCCGACTGGAACTGATGGAGACCGTGCAGCAGGAGCTGCTCGAGAACCCGCTGCTGGAAGAGGTGCTTGTCGAGGATGAGCGTCCCGCCCCGACCATAGCCGAGGATTCCCATTCCCCCGACGCCACCACCGATGAAGGCGCCATGCAGCGCGAGCTGCTCAAGACCGCCGAGTGGGACGACTACATCGGCGACTTCGCCTCCACCTCCCGCCAGGCCACGGTGCGCGAGTACGAGGCCCCGGAAGAGGGCTTCTCCTTCGAGGCCAGGCTGACCTCCAAGACCTCCCTTGAGGGGCACCTCTCCTGGCAGATCAATCTTTCCGAATTCACCCAGCAGGAGCGGGCCGTGGCCGACGCCATCGTCGGCAATCTGGATCATATGGGCTATTTCCGCTCCTCCCTTGAGGAGATCGCCCAGGAGACCGGCGCGGACGAGCCCCTGGTGGAATCCGTGCTCCACAAGCTGCAGCGCTTCGACCCCGTGGGCGTTGCTGCCCGCACCCCGCAGGAGTGCCTGCTGGTGCAGCTGGAGGTCTATGGCTACACGGACCCCATCCTGCTCGAGATCGTGAGCGACCACCTCGAAGACCTGGAGAAGAAGCGCTACAAGCCCCTGGCCAAGAAGTTCAAGCTGAGCCTGGAGGATATCAGGCAATACCTCGATATCATTCAATCGCTGGACCCAATGCCCGGCTCGCACTTCAGCTCTTCCGAGCCGGTGTACGTGAACCCGGACGCCTTCGTGTACAAGTACGGGGACGACTTCATCATCGTGCTCAACGAAGATGGGTTGCCCAAGCTCCAACTGTCTCCCTACTACATGGAGGACATGAGCCGCGGCAGCGGCGCCTCGGGCTCCGACAAGGACTACCTCCAGGACAAGATGCGCTCCGCCCAGTGGCTGATGAAGAGCCTCTATCAACGCCAGCGGACCCTGTTCAAGGTGCTGGAGAGTATCGTTAAATTTCAGAGAGGCTTTTTCGAGCACGGCGTGACCAAGCTCAAACCCTTGATCCTCAAGGACGTGGCCGACGACATCGGCATGCACGAGTCCACCGTGAGCCGCATCACCACGAGCAAGTACGTAGCCACTCCGCACGGGATCTACGAACTCAAATTCTTCTTCAACTCCTCACTGGAACTCGACGACGGCACCTCCGTCGGCTCCGAGTCGGTCAAGGCGCTCATCAAGCAGCTCATCGCCACCGAGGACTCCAAGAAGACCATCAGCGACGAGCAGATCGCCGAGATTCTCAAACAGAAGTTGCAAGTCAACATCGCACGCCGTACTGTGGCAAAGTACAGAATGGCCATGGGGATCGAATCGTCGTCCAAACGCAAGGAAATTCTCTAA
- a CDS encoding CTP synthase, whose protein sequence is MKTKFIFVTGGVLSSLGKGLCAASIGALLQARGLKVTIQKLDPYINVDPGTMNPFQHGEVYVTDDGAETDLDLGHYERYLGVPMSQNNNFTSGRVYNTVIQKERRGDYLGGTVQVIPHITDEIKRSILGVARDEDVAIIEIGGTVGDIEGQPFLEAIRQLRSDLGKDNVLYIHLTLIPYLRVAGELKTKPTQHSVKELRSIGIQPDIIICRSEIELDSSLKSKIAQFCNVDADAVFTAVDVKNIYEVPLKLYAEGVDQKIAILLRLPAKNAELRPWEELTHALANPKGEVSIGIVGKYVDLKEAYKSLHEALIHGGVANNCRANLVYVNSEEITQENVVERLGELDAVLVPGGFGSRGVEGKIIAIRYARENKVPFFGICLGMQLACIEFARNVLGLTEANSEEFNRLNPDPIIYLMREWYDFRTKKLERRDADSEMGGTMRLGAYPCVVKPETKAMEAYGKPQIEERHRHRYEFNKAYYARMEEKGMVFSGLSPDESLVEMVELPEHPWFLGCQFHPEFHSSPMKPHPLFREFIRAAKARRKA, encoded by the coding sequence ATGAAAACCAAGTTTATTTTCGTCACCGGGGGCGTGTTGTCCTCCCTCGGCAAAGGGTTGTGCGCCGCCTCCATCGGCGCGCTGTTGCAGGCGCGCGGCCTGAAGGTGACCATCCAGAAGCTCGATCCTTACATCAACGTGGACCCTGGCACCATGAACCCGTTCCAGCACGGCGAGGTGTACGTCACCGACGACGGCGCCGAGACCGACCTCGACCTGGGCCACTACGAGCGCTACCTCGGCGTGCCCATGAGCCAGAACAACAACTTCACCTCCGGGCGCGTCTACAACACCGTCATCCAGAAGGAGCGCCGCGGCGACTACCTGGGCGGCACCGTGCAGGTGATCCCGCACATCACCGACGAGATCAAGCGCTCCATCCTTGGCGTGGCCCGCGACGAGGACGTGGCCATCATCGAGATCGGCGGCACCGTGGGCGACATCGAGGGCCAGCCCTTCCTGGAGGCCATCCGCCAGCTGCGCTCCGACCTGGGCAAGGACAACGTGCTCTACATCCACCTGACGCTCATCCCCTACCTGCGCGTGGCGGGCGAGCTCAAGACCAAGCCCACCCAGCACAGCGTCAAGGAGCTGCGCTCCATCGGCATCCAACCCGACATCATCATCTGCCGCTCCGAGATCGAGCTGGACTCCTCGCTGAAGTCCAAGATCGCCCAGTTCTGCAACGTGGACGCCGACGCCGTGTTCACCGCCGTGGACGTGAAGAACATCTACGAAGTGCCCCTGAAGCTCTACGCCGAAGGCGTGGACCAGAAGATCGCCATCCTGCTGCGCCTGCCCGCCAAGAACGCCGAGCTGCGCCCCTGGGAGGAGCTGACCCACGCCCTGGCCAACCCCAAGGGCGAGGTGTCCATCGGCATCGTGGGCAAGTATGTGGACCTCAAGGAGGCCTACAAGAGCCTGCACGAGGCCCTGATCCACGGCGGTGTGGCCAACAACTGCCGCGCCAACCTGGTCTACGTGAACTCAGAGGAGATCACCCAGGAGAACGTGGTGGAGCGCCTGGGCGAGCTGGACGCTGTGCTCGTGCCCGGCGGCTTCGGATCGCGCGGGGTGGAGGGCAAGATCATCGCCATCCGCTACGCCCGCGAGAACAAGGTGCCCTTCTTCGGCATCTGCCTTGGCATGCAGCTGGCCTGCATCGAGTTCGCGCGCAACGTCCTGGGGCTCACGGAGGCCAACTCCGAGGAGTTCAACCGCTTGAACCCCGACCCCATCATCTACCTGATGCGCGAGTGGTACGACTTCCGCACCAAGAAGCTGGAGCGCCGCGACGCCGACTCCGAGATGGGCGGCACCATGCGCCTGGGGGCCTACCCCTGCGTGGTCAAGCCCGAGACCAAGGCCATGGAGGCCTACGGCAAGCCCCAGATCGAGGAGCGCCACCGCCACCGCTACGAGTTCAACAAGGCCTACTACGCGCGCATGGAGGAGAAGGGCATGGTCTTCTCCGGCCTGTCGCCCGACGAATCCCTGGTGGAAATGGTGGAGCTGCCCGAGCATCCGTGGTTCCTGGGCTGCCAGTTCCATCCCGAGTTCCACTCCAGCCCCATGAAGCCGCATCCGCTCTTCAGGGAATTCATCCGCGCGGCCAAGGCCCGCCGCAAAGCTTGA
- a CDS encoding DUF2087 domain-containing protein: MSRIPMPFHAEDIGACARSLRSQLQQAETTPSHLELMNMLARAAGFRNFQHYRANCVARLRLAQPVFQPEEPAVDYVRVRRMSRYFDAQGRLIRWPGKFSHREPCLWVIWSRLTPGAVLNEAGINEALAALHLFEDHALLRRQLCDLRMVERSRDCREYRRIERRPSPEALELIRQVRTVTTSTAS, from the coding sequence ATGTCTCGTATCCCCATGCCCTTCCACGCCGAGGACATCGGCGCATGCGCGCGCTCCCTGCGCAGCCAGCTCCAGCAGGCCGAAACGACCCCGAGCCACCTGGAGCTTATGAACATGCTGGCCCGGGCCGCCGGGTTCCGCAACTTCCAGCACTACCGGGCCAATTGCGTGGCTCGCCTTCGGCTTGCCCAGCCCGTGTTCCAGCCGGAGGAACCGGCGGTCGACTACGTGCGCGTGCGGCGCATGAGCCGCTACTTCGACGCCCAGGGCCGTCTGATCCGCTGGCCGGGCAAGTTCAGCCACCGCGAGCCCTGCCTGTGGGTGATCTGGTCGCGCCTGACCCCTGGCGCCGTCCTCAATGAGGCGGGCATCAACGAAGCCCTGGCCGCCTTGCACCTCTTCGAGGACCACGCCCTGCTGCGGCGCCAGCTGTGCGACCTGCGCATGGTGGAGCGCAGCCGGGACTGCCGCGAATACCGCAGGATCGAACGGCGCCCTTCACCCGAAGCCCTTGAGCTCATCCGGCAGGTCCGTACCGTCACGACCTCCACAGCCAGCTGA
- the tadA gene encoding tRNA adenosine(34) deaminase TadA encodes MNFPRTRALDANTPPTDWRSWRAVMARALRQAWLAGKAGEAPVGALVIETATGRILSQARNASIGLSDPTAHAEILAIRQAGQAIGNYRLGGCILAVTLEPCLMCVGAVIHARLDGVVFGARDPKAGALVSNLDGAALPFTNHRPAVLEGVLAQECGATLSRFFAARRKARNA; translated from the coding sequence ATGAATTTCCCCCGCACCCGCGCGCTGGACGCCAACACCCCCCCCACCGACTGGCGGTCCTGGCGGGCGGTGATGGCCCGCGCCCTGCGCCAGGCTTGGCTGGCGGGCAAGGCCGGGGAGGCCCCCGTCGGGGCGCTGGTGATCGAGACCGCCACGGGCCGGATTCTCTCGCAGGCCCGCAACGCCTCCATCGGCTTGAGCGACCCCACGGCCCACGCTGAAATATTGGCAATCAGACAGGCCGGCCAAGCCATCGGCAACTACCGCCTGGGCGGCTGCATCCTGGCCGTGACCCTGGAGCCCTGCCTGATGTGCGTGGGCGCGGTGATCCACGCCCGGCTGGACGGCGTGGTCTTCGGCGCGCGCGACCCCAAGGCCGGGGCCCTGGTCTCCAACCTGGACGGGGCCGCCCTGCCCTTCACGAACCACCGCCCGGCCGTGCTGGAGGGCGTGCTGGCCCAGGAGTGCGGGGCAACGCTGTCGCGTTTTTTCGCCGCCCGGCGCAAGGCCCGCAACGCCTGA
- the dapA gene encoding 4-hydroxy-tetrahydrodipicolinate synthase has product MQFSGAFTALVTPFKNGKVDEEAYRAHIEWQIEEGIDGLVPCGTTGESPTLSHAEHEQVVRICVDQVKGRVPVLAGAGSNNTIEAIDLTRCAKDAKADGALLITPYYNKPTQAGLIEHFKAIAKEVPMPIIVYNVPGRTAVNLLPQTVAALRKQAPEVVGIKEATGNLCQVSDLIEYCGEDFIILSGDDFTVLPTLAVGGHGVISVSSNVAPGLMRKLCKAWRKGDVKKAKRLHYKLAPINRAMFLETNPIPVKAALGLMGRITPEIRLPLVGLSADNEAKLADVLRKAGLIAA; this is encoded by the coding sequence ATGCAGTTTTCAGGAGCCTTCACGGCGCTCGTGACCCCGTTCAAGAACGGCAAGGTCGACGAGGAAGCGTACCGTGCGCACATCGAATGGCAGATCGAAGAGGGCATCGACGGCCTGGTTCCCTGCGGAACCACCGGAGAGTCCCCCACCCTCTCCCACGCTGAGCACGAGCAGGTCGTGCGCATCTGCGTGGACCAGGTGAAAGGGCGCGTTCCGGTGCTTGCCGGGGCCGGGTCCAACAACACCATCGAAGCCATCGACCTGACCCGTTGCGCCAAGGACGCCAAAGCCGACGGGGCACTGCTCATCACCCCCTACTACAACAAGCCCACACAGGCTGGGCTCATCGAGCACTTCAAGGCCATCGCCAAGGAAGTGCCCATGCCCATCATCGTCTACAACGTGCCCGGCCGCACCGCCGTGAACCTGCTGCCCCAGACCGTGGCGGCCCTGCGCAAGCAGGCCCCCGAGGTTGTGGGCATCAAGGAGGCCACCGGCAACCTCTGCCAGGTCTCCGACCTGATCGAGTACTGCGGCGAGGATTTCATCATCCTCTCCGGCGACGACTTCACCGTGCTGCCCACCCTGGCGGTCGGCGGCCACGGCGTCATCTCGGTGAGCTCCAACGTCGCCCCCGGCCTGATGCGCAAGCTCTGCAAGGCTTGGCGCAAGGGCGACGTCAAGAAGGCCAAGCGGCTGCACTACAAGCTGGCCCCCATCAACCGGGCCATGTTCCTTGAGACCAACCCCATTCCGGTCAAAGCCGCGCTGGGGCTCATGGGCCGCATCACCCCTGAAATACGCCTGCCGCTGGTTGGCTTGTCCGCCGACAACGAGGCCAAGCTGGCCGACGTGTTGCGCAAGGCGGGGCTGATCGCCGCGTAG
- a CDS encoding PTS sugar transporter subunit IIA yields MSDTSTVPAAVGVVIVTHTDYGQKLLAAAEMILGQQQHVRTVSVEVGVDTTQTVQILDASIKEVEQGGGVMILTDMFGGTPTNLSLSLMAQHTIEVVTGVNLPMLIKILSSRSKPLSQLAAEAKTAGVQGIVVAGEILRKKVAGE; encoded by the coding sequence ATGAGCGATACTTCTACCGTCCCCGCCGCCGTAGGCGTGGTCATCGTGACCCACACCGACTACGGGCAGAAACTCCTGGCCGCGGCGGAAATGATCCTGGGGCAACAGCAGCACGTGCGCACCGTGAGCGTGGAGGTCGGCGTGGACACCACGCAGACCGTGCAGATCCTCGACGCATCCATCAAAGAAGTGGAGCAGGGCGGCGGCGTGATGATCCTTACGGACATGTTCGGGGGCACCCCCACCAACCTGTCCCTCTCACTCATGGCGCAACACACCATCGAGGTGGTCACGGGCGTGAACCTGCCCATGCTCATCAAGATTCTCTCCTCCCGCTCGAAACCCCTCTCGCAGCTGGCCGCCGAGGCCAAAACCGCTGGGGTGCAAGGCATCGTGGTCGCCGGCGAGATCCTGCGGAAAAAGGTGGCCGGGGAATAA
- the rapZ gene encoding RNase adapter RapZ, giving the protein MDSGANRLSVVVITGLSGSGKSTAINVFEDMGYFCVDGLPAMLIPKLVTLFDEQSAHRYRGLALGMDVRQADFDSDWLDALETLKASGNPPQIIFTEASTREIMRRYATTRRPHPFESEGYGLGEAVEEERRRMATLREAADLVMDTTDFSIHDLRRQLHEKWMFLEGKGPDMKVHIMSFGFKYGLPTESDLLFDLRFLPNPYFEPSLKEMSGKDAPVADYVLKSEEGSLFLPKFLDFLSGLIPLYAKEGRYRLTIALGCTGGRHRSVATAEALFDTLRKEGYTVSLEHRHIEKG; this is encoded by the coding sequence ATGGACTCCGGCGCGAACAGGCTTTCCGTGGTGGTTATCACCGGGCTGTCCGGGTCTGGAAAATCCACCGCCATCAACGTTTTCGAAGACATGGGCTACTTCTGCGTGGACGGCCTGCCCGCCATGCTCATACCCAAGCTCGTCACCCTCTTCGATGAACAGTCCGCGCACCGCTACCGGGGCCTTGCCCTGGGCATGGACGTGCGCCAGGCGGATTTCGACTCCGACTGGCTGGACGCCCTCGAAACCCTCAAGGCTTCCGGCAACCCGCCGCAGATCATCTTCACCGAGGCCTCCACTCGGGAGATCATGCGCCGCTACGCCACCACCCGCCGCCCGCATCCCTTCGAGTCCGAAGGCTACGGGCTGGGCGAGGCCGTGGAGGAGGAACGCCGCCGCATGGCAACCCTGCGGGAGGCAGCCGACCTGGTGATGGACACCACCGACTTCTCCATCCACGACCTGCGCCGCCAGCTCCACGAAAAATGGATGTTCCTGGAGGGCAAGGGGCCGGACATGAAGGTGCACATCATGAGCTTCGGGTTTAAATACGGCCTCCCAACCGAATCCGACCTGCTCTTCGACCTGCGCTTCCTGCCCAACCCCTATTTCGAGCCCTCGCTCAAGGAGATGTCCGGCAAGGATGCCCCCGTGGCCGACTACGTGCTCAAATCCGAGGAGGGCAGCCTCTTCCTGCCCAAGTTCCTCGACTTCCTCTCCGGCTTGATCCCCCTCTACGCCAAGGAAGGCCGCTACCGGCTGACCATCGCCCTGGGCTGCACCGGCGGCAGGCACCGCTCCGTGGCCACGGCCGAGGCCCTCTTTGACACATTGCGGAAGGAGGGATACACCGTCTCCCTGGAACACCGGCATATCGAAAAAGGCTGA
- a CDS encoding PTS sugar transporter subunit IIA, with amino-acid sequence MRLGEYLRKDFVLDSLAADSKPDVLAELVAPVAQAFPDIDAQKALRVLLDRESLGTTGIGDAVAIPHGKMDSLKEIVIVAGRSNGGVDFEALDHKPCRIFFLVLAPEHVAGMHLRILAQISRLLSDESFRGAFLDAPDRESLWRVLTSHA; translated from the coding sequence ATGCGCCTGGGCGAGTACCTCCGCAAGGACTTCGTGCTCGACAGCCTCGCAGCCGACAGCAAGCCCGACGTGCTCGCCGAGCTCGTGGCCCCGGTGGCGCAGGCCTTCCCGGACATCGACGCGCAGAAGGCCCTGCGGGTCCTGCTGGACCGCGAGAGCCTGGGCACCACCGGAATAGGCGACGCTGTGGCCATCCCCCACGGTAAGATGGACTCCCTCAAGGAGATCGTCATCGTGGCCGGACGCAGCAACGGCGGGGTCGACTTCGAAGCCCTGGATCACAAGCCCTGCCGCATCTTCTTCCTGGTGCTGGCGCCCGAACACGTTGCGGGAATGCATCTGCGCATCCTGGCGCAGATTTCGCGCCTGCTCTCGGACGAGAGCTTCCGGGGGGCATTCCTCGACGCCCCGGACAGGGAGAGCCTCTGGCGGGTGCTCACCAGCCACGCCTGA
- a CDS encoding Arm DNA-binding domain-containing protein, with the protein MKNAKPGPKPCKLPDERGLVLEVRPNGGKWWRLRYSFEGKEKMLSLGVYPDVGLKDARQRHERAPGQAPFPAGCPSGVLRLVF; encoded by the coding sequence GTGAAGAACGCCAAGCCCGGACCCAAGCCCTGCAAGCTCCCTGACGAGCGCGGCCTTGTCCTGGAGGTCCGCCCCAACGGCGGAAAGTGGTGGCGGCTGCGCTACTCATTCGAGGGCAAGGAAAAGATGCTCTCGCTTGGCGTCTACCCGGACGTGGGCTTGAAAGACGCCAGACAGCGCCACGAACGTGCTCCAGGGCAAGCGCCGTTCCCCGCTGGATGCCCTTCGGGCGTTCTGCGTCTGGTTTTCTAG
- a CDS encoding manganese-dependent inorganic pyrophosphatase, giving the protein MAAYVVGHKNPDTDSITAAIAVADLMTKRGIEAVAAAQGKTNPETDFVLGKFGVKAPEIVTDATDKKIILVDHSDLAQSLENLSKGEILGVVDHHKLGDVTTPNPLEMWVWPVGCTGTIISSMYDFYGIEMPKAIAGIVLCAILSDTVMFKSPTCTPEDKKACDKLAKIAGVTDMMALGMEMFKVKSAVDGTPIRDLVYRDYKDFNMSGTGVGIGQLEVVDLSILDKYKAELQADIVKVKAEKGLHSVFLLLTDIMKEGSEMLIASDDPSVVEKAFGLKPEGTSVWMPGVMSRKKDVVPKFEKVFGA; this is encoded by the coding sequence ATGGCAGCGTACGTCGTTGGACACAAAAACCCGGACACCGACTCCATCACCGCGGCGATTGCCGTCGCCGACCTGATGACCAAGCGCGGCATCGAAGCCGTCGCCGCGGCCCAGGGCAAGACCAACCCTGAGACCGACTTCGTTCTCGGCAAGTTCGGCGTGAAGGCCCCCGAGATCGTCACCGACGCCACCGACAAGAAGATCATCCTGGTCGACCACTCCGACCTGGCTCAGAGCCTGGAGAACCTCTCCAAGGGCGAGATCCTGGGCGTCGTGGACCACCACAAGCTGGGCGACGTGACCACCCCCAACCCGCTGGAAATGTGGGTCTGGCCCGTGGGCTGCACCGGCACCATCATCAGCAGCATGTACGATTTCTACGGCATCGAGATGCCCAAGGCCATTGCCGGCATCGTGCTGTGCGCCATCCTGTCCGACACCGTCATGTTCAAGTCCCCCACCTGCACCCCCGAAGACAAGAAGGCCTGTGACAAGCTGGCCAAGATCGCGGGCGTGACCGACATGATGGCCCTGGGCATGGAGATGTTCAAGGTGAAGTCCGCCGTGGACGGCACCCCCATCCGTGACCTGGTCTACCGCGACTACAAGGACTTCAACATGTCCGGCACCGGCGTTGGCATCGGCCAGCTGGAAGTCGTGGACCTGTCCATCCTGGACAAGTACAAGGCCGAACTGCAGGCCGACATCGTCAAGGTGAAGGCCGAGAAGGGCCTGCACTCCGTGTTCCTGCTGCTCACCGACATCATGAAGGAAGGCTCCGAGATGCTGATCGCCTCCGACGACCCCTCCGTGGTCGAGAAGGCTTTCGGCCTGAAGCCCGAGGGCACCTCCGTGTGGATGCCCGGCGTTATGAGCCGCAAGAAGGATGTGGTCCCCAAGTTCGAGAAGGTGTTCGGCGCCTAG
- a CDS encoding KdsC family phosphatase → MRRRARPGLTSRALRLARDARILVLDVDGVLTDNGVLYDADGLVLKRFSVLDGLGIKLLQHAGVEVAVISGLDNAQARRRLKELGVAEFNGGHRRKLPILEDMLRVRGLEFRHVAYMGDDLLDLPVMAKVGLPMAPADAQPEALRRAAWISRRPGGGGAVREAVRLLLTARGANLTPQED, encoded by the coding sequence ATGAGGAGGCGCGCCCGGCCCGGCTTGACGAGCCGGGCGCTCCGCCTTGCCAGGGACGCGCGCATCCTGGTCCTGGATGTGGACGGGGTGCTCACCGACAACGGGGTGCTCTACGACGCGGACGGCCTCGTGCTGAAGCGCTTCAGCGTGCTCGACGGCCTGGGCATCAAGCTCTTGCAGCATGCGGGCGTTGAAGTTGCTGTGATCAGCGGCCTGGACAACGCCCAGGCCCGCCGCCGCCTCAAGGAGCTCGGAGTGGCCGAATTCAACGGCGGCCACAGGCGCAAGCTCCCCATCCTGGAGGATATGCTGCGCGTCCGAGGACTTGAGTTCCGCCATGTGGCCTACATGGGCGACGACCTGCTGGACCTGCCGGTCATGGCCAAGGTGGGCCTGCCCATGGCTCCGGCCGATGCCCAGCCCGAGGCCCTGCGCCGGGCGGCCTGGATATCGCGCAGGCCCGGCGGGGGCGGCGCGGTGCGCGAGGCGGTGCGCCTGCTGCTGACCGCCAGGGGCGCGAACCTGACCCCGCAGGAGGATTGA
- the hpf gene encoding ribosome hibernation-promoting factor, HPF/YfiA family produces the protein MNIAFHFKNFEPSPGLREYASKRFEKLSKYMSNADNAEMVVTLMVEKTRQIIDVLLDADVMHISAHERSDDMYSTVDLITDKLEAQIRKMREKMKDRRKQPEAPVTMGVVSFDEAGKVNAIEESDKYNPKPMSVDEAAEQVTAMKFEFLVFQNADTDRINVIYKRKNGDFGLIDPGVSN, from the coding sequence ATGAACATCGCATTCCACTTCAAGAATTTTGAACCTTCTCCCGGCCTGCGCGAATACGCCAGCAAGCGTTTCGAGAAGCTTTCCAAATACATGAGCAACGCCGACAACGCCGAGATGGTCGTCACCCTGATGGTCGAGAAGACCCGCCAGATCATCGACGTGTTGCTGGACGCCGACGTCATGCACATCTCCGCCCATGAGCGCTCCGACGACATGTACTCCACCGTGGACCTCATCACCGACAAGCTCGAAGCGCAGATCCGCAAGATGCGCGAGAAGATGAAGGACCGCCGCAAGCAGCCCGAGGCCCCCGTGACCATGGGCGTGGTCAGCTTCGACGAAGCGGGCAAGGTCAACGCCATCGAGGAGTCCGATAAGTACAACCCCAAGCCCATGAGCGTTGACGAGGCCGCCGAGCAGGTCACCGCCATGAAGTTCGAGTTCCTGGTGTTCCAGAACGCCGACACGGACCGCATCAACGTGATCTACAAGCGCAAGAACGGCGACTTCGGCCTGATCGACCCTGGAGTATCCAACTGA
- a CDS encoding PTS sugar transporter subunit IIB, whose product MVWVRIDNRLVHGQIIEAWLPYTDARTLVVGNDELAKDELRQQIMSIAIPLGVEIVFLEVAQVGAYLEDKKLRDKNVLVLFADCRDATRSRKAGLGYSCLNLGNLHYGPGKRQLCQHIALSKDDELCLEGLQAEGVSIDYRCIPSDPAELA is encoded by the coding sequence GTGGTCTGGGTGCGCATCGACAACAGGCTGGTGCACGGCCAGATCATCGAGGCCTGGCTGCCCTATACCGACGCCAGGACGCTGGTGGTGGGCAACGACGAACTGGCCAAGGACGAACTGCGCCAGCAGATCATGTCCATCGCCATCCCCCTGGGGGTGGAGATCGTCTTTCTGGAGGTCGCCCAGGTTGGCGCCTACCTTGAGGACAAGAAGCTCCGCGACAAGAACGTCCTGGTGCTCTTCGCCGACTGCCGGGACGCCACCAGGAGCCGCAAGGCCGGGTTGGGCTACTCCTGCCTGAACCTGGGCAACCTGCACTACGGGCCGGGCAAGAGACAGCTCTGCCAGCATATCGCCCTGAGCAAGGACGACGAGCTCTGCCTGGAGGGTCTCCAGGCGGAGGGGGTGAGCATCGACTACCGCTGCATCCCCAGCGATCCCGCGGAGCTGGCCTGA
- a CDS encoding phosphoribosylformylglycinamidine synthase subunit PurQ, with protein sequence MARVRTLVITGYGTNCEAESAHAANLSGSDQTDIVYFSDITAGRVSLPGYNFLIFPGGFLDGDDLGAGQAGAIRWKYAKTAAGEALLGQLRTFFEDGGLILGICNGFQLLVKLGLLPALDGKYFERQVTLSNNDSGRFEDRWVTVRVNQASPCVFTKGLEQLDLPVRHGEGMIIPEDNATFSRIVTENLIALQYADPATGKPTMEYPANPNGSPMAIAGLTDPSGRILGLMPHPEAFNHPTNHPGWMRGEAPRLGISILENAVRHIKENA encoded by the coding sequence ATGGCCCGAGTCAGAACCCTGGTCATCACCGGATACGGCACCAACTGCGAGGCGGAGTCCGCCCACGCGGCCAATTTGTCGGGGTCCGACCAGACCGACATCGTCTATTTTTCCGACATCACGGCCGGGCGGGTGAGCCTGCCCGGCTACAACTTTCTTATCTTTCCCGGCGGATTTCTCGACGGCGACGACCTCGGCGCCGGCCAGGCCGGGGCCATCCGCTGGAAATACGCGAAAACCGCCGCGGGCGAGGCCCTGCTTGGGCAGCTGCGCACCTTCTTCGAGGACGGCGGCCTTATCCTGGGCATCTGCAACGGCTTCCAGCTGCTGGTAAAGCTCGGGCTGCTGCCCGCCCTGGACGGCAAGTACTTCGAGCGCCAGGTCACCCTGTCCAATAACGACTCCGGCCGCTTCGAGGACCGCTGGGTCACCGTGCGCGTCAACCAGGCCAGCCCCTGCGTGTTCACCAAGGGCCTGGAGCAGCTGGATCTTCCGGTGCGCCACGGCGAGGGCATGATCATCCCCGAGGACAACGCCACCTTCTCGCGCATCGTCACCGAGAACCTCATCGCCCTGCAATACGCCGATCCGGCCACGGGCAAGCCCACCATGGAATACCCAGCCAACCCCAACGGGTCGCCCATGGCCATCGCGGGCCTCACGGACCCCTCCGGGCGCATCCTGGGGCTCATGCCCCACCCCGAGGCCTTCAACCACCCCACCAACCATCCGGGTTGGATGCGCGGCGAAGCGCCGAGGCTCGGCATCTCCATCCTGGAGAACGCCGTGCGCCACATCAAGGAAAACGCCTGA